AAGACACTCAAACTACATATATTTTGCTATATTTTCCAAAGTTGCTAATGACTGCTTTTGATTGACTGATACATTATTAAAAATAAATTCATCGTATCCGTAAAATTCCTGATACTCTAGTAATTTTTCGTAAAATAAATCAGGGGGTCCAATAATATTTATCGCATCAATCGGGATTTTGGACTCGCTCTCGTTTAAGCTTATTTTCCTACGTGAGGAATGACAATATCCAGAAAACGTTAAAACGGTCTTGGGCTTCACTCCGTTGGCAGAAAAATATTGTGATTGAAAGAATTTAAACTCTTTCAATTTATGATCCTTATTTGCATTTTCATGAAAAATTGTTCTGCCAAAGTTTAACTTATTCTCAATAATATAATTAAAGTTTTGATATGAGGACCCTAAATACCATACATCTGGTATACCTCCCAAAAATGGTGGTACAACTATACCTTCACTAAGTAAATCATCTTCGCATCTCAAATAATCCAGTAGTTGATTTATCTTGCCTTTAAAACTTGATCTATTCGATTTCAAATCAATATCAAACCTATTAAGAATCGAATCTTCTAAAGACCCTTTAACAATTCCAATATCAACCCTGCCTGTATATATATTGCTCAATAATTTGTAATTATGAGCGATTCTAAATGGATTGTGTGTATTTATGATAAGGCCCGCAATGCCAACATTAATATTGTCGGTCATACCTAATATTATGGGAAGTAACATTTCTGGCGTAGACCATGCCATATCTTTTCTGTTTTTAATATAATTTTCTGTTAGCCAGAATCGACTGAACCCAAGATTATCAGCTGCAACTGCATAATCAATAACCTCATAAATAGATTGAATAGGATTATTGCTTTTATTGCTACGGATTCCAAATTCAAGTAGGCCAATTTTAATTTTTGACTTCATCTTGCTGAGGTATTAAAACTTTTTTTCTCCTTGCGATTTCGCTCTGATAGTGTTTAGCAAGAAGATAGTATAATACGAGTTCAAATACTCTATTTTTTTCAGGAAAAAGCCTATTAATCATCATATGTATGTAACTACCAAGATAATCTTCGGCTATTAATTTATGCGTATTACATAAATCTTTTATATTGTATACTGCAGATCGAAACTCAGAATCCTGCTCGTATAATACTTTATACATACTCAATAATACTTCATCCCCTGACTCATTTAAAATCTCATAAAGATCTTTACGTCTGGCTCTAAAAATATCATTCAATTGAAACAAATTATCTTTATTGTACTCAAACTCATTTAGAAAATTATTACTCATCCTAAGAATGGCATTGTATTTCTTTTCCAACGAAGATGGATGAAATAGCTCTAAATAATAATCTATGTATTTGATTGCCAGTTTCCATCTATATTCTTCGTCGTCTTGATTGCGAATCTCATCTATTACTTTCAAGACTGTTAAGCTATCTACACTGAATAGCGTTTCCACTTCTTCAACAAGTGCTAACTCATATCTTTCTATTTCTCGTGAGTAGGTGGAGATGTCATATTTCCACACTGTTCCTTGTTCTATAAATTTTTTTATTTCTTTATAAAACCTGTCTATAACTTCACCTAAATTACTTTCATCAGAAAGAAAAAATCTAATTCTTATATGAAAGCTTGTGTCTTGGTACCTGATGAAAAAGAACTTTACTATTTTCTTGTCTTTAATAAGCCTTTCACTAAAAGGCAATAAACTATTTATTAAAAACTCATCTGCGTGAGAAGAATTTATATATACTTTAAAATACCCGCACTTTGAGCCAGGAGGAAAATTTCTTTGAACTTCAAACATGATATGCTAATTTTTAAATAGTGAAATATTAAATTGGTTGCGATAATTGTTGTTGTCAGAGTCTGTAATCAAAGAGCACTTGCTATCAAATAAAAATTCTTTGATAATTACAGTTTCATTCTTCATTATTATTTCAATGAA
Above is a genomic segment from Hymenobacter cellulosivorans containing:
- a CDS encoding thiopeptide-type bacteriocin biosynthesis protein, whose protein sequence is MFEVQRNFPPGSKCGYFKVYINSSHADEFLINSLLPFSERLIKDKKIVKFFFIRYQDTSFHIRIRFFLSDESNLGEVIDRFYKEIKKFIEQGTVWKYDISTYSREIERYELALVEEVETLFSVDSLTVLKVIDEIRNQDDEEYRWKLAIKYIDYYLELFHPSSLEKKYNAILRMSNNFLNEFEYNKDNLFQLNDIFRARRKDLYEILNESGDEVLLSMYKVLYEQDSEFRSAVYNIKDLCNTHKLIAEDYLGSYIHMMINRLFPEKNRVFELVLYYLLAKHYQSEIARRKKVLIPQQDEVKN
- a CDS encoding LLM class flavin-dependent oxidoreductase, with translation MKSKIKIGLLEFGIRSNKSNNPIQSIYEVIDYAVAADNLGFSRFWLTENYIKNRKDMAWSTPEMLLPIILGMTDNINVGIAGLIINTHNPFRIAHNYKLLSNIYTGRVDIGIVKGSLEDSILNRFDIDLKSNRSSFKGKINQLLDYLRCEDDLLSEGIVVPPFLGGIPDVWYLGSSYQNFNYIIENKLNFGRTIFHENANKDHKLKEFKFFQSQYFSANGVKPKTVLTFSGYCHSSRRKISLNESESKIPIDAINIIGPPDLFYEKLLEYQEFYGYDEFIFNNVSVNQKQSLATLENIAKYM